One genomic segment of Panicum virgatum strain AP13 chromosome 2N, P.virgatum_v5, whole genome shotgun sequence includes these proteins:
- the LOC120661127 gene encoding uncharacterized protein LOC120661127 isoform X2, with amino-acid sequence MIVKEKSQQITTMQNQAASLQAKGSLAAEEQASKANARAIELEKQIEKLKKDITAQKSKKAALEARAGDADKKVQELNMKLEKLQRTSDDQKRRIQKTEHALKVAEEELMKVQLETTTKAKQLREVHGAWLPPWLATHAARSMEVVSTHWNEHGKPAFDSLLQKASEKSAQAKKWAEPHVETSKTKWMPVAKEKWAALKKNAEPYVQMVSEKSVEVYQTSNDFIRPHLVNAHQVADPYLQEAKKLSKPYIDQIATATKPHFEKIRTTLKPYTKRACHVYGQFLETATTYHQQIYDHRQESQPFSFPGSGNYLRLPSPT; translated from the exons ATGATTGTCAAGGAGAAGTCGCAGCAGATAACTACTATGCAGAATCAAGCAGCTTCCCTCCAG GCGAAGGGATCTTTAGCTGCAGAGGAGCAAGCAAGCAAGGCCAATGCACGGGCTATTGAGCTCGAGAAGCAG attgagaagctcaagaaggatATTACAGCACAAAAAAGCAAAAAGGCAGCTCTGGAGGCTAGGGCCGGCGATGCAGATAAGAAGGTGCAAGAGCTGAATATGAAGCTGGAGAAA CTCCAGAGGACAAGCGATGATCAAAAGCGCAGGATTCAGAAGACTGAACATGCTCTTAAAGTTGCTGAG GAGGAACTGATGAAGGTGCAGCTGGAAACAACAACTAAAGCAAAACAGCTGAGAGAG GTTCATGGAGCCTGGTTGCCACCTTGGTTGGCGACACATGCAGCTCGCTCTATG GAGGTGGTATCAACTCACTGGAACGAACATGGGAAACCTGCCTTCGACAGCTTATTGCAGAAG GCATCAGAAAAATCAGCACAGGCAAAGAAATGGGCTGAGCCCCATGTGGAAACTTCTAAGACG AAATGGATGCCTGTTGCTAAAGAAAAATGGGCTGCCTTGAAGAAAAATGCGGAGCCTTATGTCCAAATGGTCTCAGAGAAATCAGTGGAGGTTTATCAAACATCAAATGACTTTATCAGGCCTCATCTTGTAAATGCACATCAAGTTGCTGACCCCTACCTCCAG GAAGCCAAGAAATTATCCAAACCCTATATCGATCAAATTGCTACAGCCACTAAACCACATTTTGAGAAAATTAGAACTACTCTGAAGCCTTATACTAAAAGAGCATGCCATGTATATGGACAATTTCTTGAGACGGCTACTACATATCATCAGCAG ATCTACGACCATAGACAAGAATCTCAGCCATTTTCATTTCCAGGCTCAGGCAACTATCTCAGATTACCTTCACCAACATGA
- the LOC120661127 gene encoding uncharacterized protein LOC120661127 isoform X1, with protein MIVKEKSQQITTMQNQAASLQAKGSLAAEEQASKANARAIELEKQIEKLKKDITAQKSKKAALEARAGDADKKVQELNMKLEKLQRTSDDQKRRIQKTEHALKVAEEELMKVQLETTTKAKQLREVHGAWLPPWLATHAARSMEVVSTHWNEHGKPAFDSLLQKASEKSAQAKKWAEPHVETSKTKWMPVAKEKWAALKKNAEPYVQMVSEKSVEVYQTSNDFIRPHLVNAHQVADPYLQEAKKLSKPYIDQIATATKPHFEKIRTTLKPYTKRACHVYGQFLETATTYHQQAQATISDYLHQHEFTKQFVTDELVWYLAAALLVMPVFVLYTLLVDTFCTKKQKKTPRSSNANHGHRRHKRRHADK; from the exons ATGATTGTCAAGGAGAAGTCGCAGCAGATAACTACTATGCAGAATCAAGCAGCTTCCCTCCAG GCGAAGGGATCTTTAGCTGCAGAGGAGCAAGCAAGCAAGGCCAATGCACGGGCTATTGAGCTCGAGAAGCAG attgagaagctcaagaaggatATTACAGCACAAAAAAGCAAAAAGGCAGCTCTGGAGGCTAGGGCCGGCGATGCAGATAAGAAGGTGCAAGAGCTGAATATGAAGCTGGAGAAA CTCCAGAGGACAAGCGATGATCAAAAGCGCAGGATTCAGAAGACTGAACATGCTCTTAAAGTTGCTGAG GAGGAACTGATGAAGGTGCAGCTGGAAACAACAACTAAAGCAAAACAGCTGAGAGAG GTTCATGGAGCCTGGTTGCCACCTTGGTTGGCGACACATGCAGCTCGCTCTATG GAGGTGGTATCAACTCACTGGAACGAACATGGGAAACCTGCCTTCGACAGCTTATTGCAGAAG GCATCAGAAAAATCAGCACAGGCAAAGAAATGGGCTGAGCCCCATGTGGAAACTTCTAAGACG AAATGGATGCCTGTTGCTAAAGAAAAATGGGCTGCCTTGAAGAAAAATGCGGAGCCTTATGTCCAAATGGTCTCAGAGAAATCAGTGGAGGTTTATCAAACATCAAATGACTTTATCAGGCCTCATCTTGTAAATGCACATCAAGTTGCTGACCCCTACCTCCAG GAAGCCAAGAAATTATCCAAACCCTATATCGATCAAATTGCTACAGCCACTAAACCACATTTTGAGAAAATTAGAACTACTCTGAAGCCTTATACTAAAAGAGCATGCCATGTATATGGACAATTTCTTGAGACGGCTACTACATATCATCAGCAG GCTCAGGCAACTATCTCAGATTACCTTCACCAACATGAATTTACAAAACAATTTGTAACTGATGAGTTGGTGTGGTATCTG GCTGCTGCTTTGTTGGTTATGCCCGTTTTTGTTTTATACACACTCCTAGTTGACACATTCTG TACCAAGAAGCAGAAGAAAACCCCACGGAGCAGTAATGCCAACCATGGTCATAGGAGACATAAGCGCCGGCATGCTGACAAATAA
- the LOC120661128 gene encoding uncharacterized protein LOC120661128, with the protein MKKTLVFYKGRAPRGEKTNWVMHEYRLHSKSTPKSNKDEWVVCRVFAKSAGAKKYPSNNAHSRSHHHPYTLDMVPPLLPTLLQHDPFARGPHYPYMTPADLAELARFARGTPGLHPHIQPHPGTAAAYINPAAVAPPFTLSGGLSLNIGASPAMPSPPLHGMSMAMSHQQIGPSGAGTAGNHHQVMASDHQQQMAPAGLGGCVIGPGADAGFGADAAGARYQSLDVEQLVERYWPAGYQV; encoded by the exons ATGAAGAAAACCCTGGTGTTCTACAAAGGAAGAGCTCCTCGGGGTGAGAAGACCAACTGGGTCATGCATGAGTATCGCCTGCACTCCAAATCAACCCCCAAGTCTAACAAG GACGAGTGGGTGGTGTGCCGGGTCTTCGCCAAGAGCGCCGGCGCCAAGAAGTACCCGTCCAACAACGCGCACTCGCGGTCGCACCACCACCCGTACACGCTGGACATGGTGCCGCCCCTCCTGCCCACGCTGCTCCAGCACGACCCCTTCGCGCGCGGGCCCCACTACCCGTACATGACCCCGGCCGACCTGGCCGAGCTCGCGCGCTTCGCCCGCGGCACGCCGGGGCTGCACCCGCACATCCAGCCGCAccccgggacggcggcggcgtacatcaaccccgccgccgtggcgccgccgtTCACGCTCTCCGGAGGCCTCAGCCTCAACATCGGCGCCTCCCCGGCCATGCCGTCCCCGCCGCTCCACGGGATGTCGATGGCGATGAGCCACCAGCAGATCGGGCCGAGCGGTGCCGGCACCGCGGGTAACCATCATCAGGTGATGGCAAGTGATCACCAGCAGCAGATGGCGCCGGCGGGGCTCGGCGGGTGCGTGATCGGGCCCGGGGCGGACGCAGGGTTCGGCGCGGACGCGGCCGGGGCGCGGTACCAGAGCTTGGACGTGGAGCAGCTGGTGGAGAGGTACTGGCCTGCCGGCTACCAGGTGTAG
- the LOC120661130 gene encoding 30S ribosomal protein S16-2, chloroplastic/mitochondrial-like — MVVRIRLARFGCRNRPFYRVMAADSRSPRDGKHLEVLGYYNPLPGQDGGKRMGLKFDRVKYWLSVGAQPSDPVQRILFRAGLLPPPPMLAMARKGGPRDRRPIHPMTGEPLDLEGVTIVDDSNAPGGDAEEPKDEVAS; from the exons ATGGTGGTCCGGATCCGGCTGGCGCGGTTCGGGTGCCGGAACCGCCCTTTCTACCGCGTGATGGCCGCCGACAGCCGCTCCCCGCGCGACGGCAAGCACCTCGAGGTCCTCGGCTACTACAACCCGCTCCCAG GGCAGGATGGTGGCAAGAGGATGGGCCTGAAATTCGACAGGGTGAA GTATTGGCTCTCAGTTGGGGCACAACCATCTGATCCGGTTCAGCGTATTCTGTTTCGGGCTGGACTTcttcctccacctccaatgcTAGCCATGGCACGTAAGGGCGGGCCCCGTGATAGGCGCCCCATTCATCCAATGACTGGGGAACCCTTGGATCTTGAGGGTGTCACGATAGTTGATGACTCCAATGCTCCTGGAGGCGATGCTGAAGAACCTAAAGATGAGGTGGCTTCATAA
- the LOC120661129 gene encoding pathogenesis-related thaumatin-like protein 3.5 has product MRHAKPRSPRKTFFAALIPCLPRLSSFKSHKVASNVFPFLPPIRISWQICHSQISSMGEPRSCRLWLLLLVFARWYHASMAMTFTISNYCPHPIWPGTLAGAGTSQLSTTGFKLDPGQTVQLAAPAGWSGRIWARTGCVFDADGAGVCQTGDCGGQMECRGAGATPPATLFEVTLDGSGGLDFYDVSLVDGYNLPVVAIPRSRQGGACNATGCMADLNRSCPKELQVDCGDGAIACRSACEAFGQDRYCCSGSYATPDACHPTVYSSIFKSACPRAYSYAYDDSTSTFTCKASDYTIAFCLPTSGIKRSDAVFLGAQMGGESTNGGNAPPVYSGGNAPPVYNGGDAPPVYNNGGFEPPVYSYGGGGARQPAMAASSASPIYIRPWPLLLLVLLF; this is encoded by the exons ATGCGacatgctaaaccaagatcaccAAGAAAAACTTTCTTCGCAGCACTGATCCCTTGCCTTCCTCGCCTCTCGAGCTTTAAATCTCACAAGGTCGCCTCCAATGTCTTCCCCTTTCTCCCTCCGATCCGCATCAGTTGGCAGATTTGCCATAGCCAAATCAGTAGCATGGGAGAACCAAGAAGTTGCAGGCTATGGCTGCTTCTGCTGGTGTTCGCACGATGGTACCATGCTTCAATGGCAATGACGTTCACAATATCGAACTACTGCCCCCACCCGATCTGGCCGGGgacgctcgccggcgccggcacgtCGCAGCTGTCGACGACGGGGTTCAAGCTTGACCCCGGGCAGACGGTCCAGCTCGCGGCGCCAGCGGGGTGGTCGGGGCGGATATGGGCGCGGACGGGGTGCGTGTTCGACGCGGACGGCGCGGGCGTGTGCCAGACGGGCGACTGCGGCGGGCAGATGGagtgccgcggcgccggcgcgacgccgccggccacgctgtTCGAGGTCACGCTGGACGGGAGCGGCGGCCTGGACTTCTACGACGTGAGCCTCGTCGACGGCTACAACCTGCCCGTCGTCGCGATCCCGCGGTCGCGGCAAGGCGGCGCGTGCAACGCCACCGGCTGCATGGCCGACCTCAACCGCT CGTGCCCGAAGGAGCTGCAGGTGGACTGCGGCGACGGTGCCATCGCGTGCCGGAGCGCGTGCGAGGCGTTCGGGCAGGACAGGTACTGCTGCAGCGGCTCGTACGCGACGCCGGACGCGTGCCACCCGACAGTGTACTCCTCCATCTTCAAGTCGGCGTGCCCGCGCGCCTACAGCTACGCCTACGACGACAGCACCAGCACCTTTACCTGCAAGGCCTCCGACTACACCATCGCCTTCTGCCTGCCGACCTCCGG GATAAAGAGGTCGGATGCGGTGTTTCTCGGAGCACAGATGGGCGGCGAGAGCACCAACGGTGGCAACGCGCCGCCAGTTTACAGCGGTGGCAATGCGCCGCCGGTTTACAAcggtggcgatgcgccgccggTTTACAATAACGGTGGTTTCGAACCGCCGGTTTACAGctatggcggcggaggcgcccgtCAACCGGCTATGGCGGCCTCGTCGGCGAGCCCAATATACATCCGGCCATGGCCCCTGCTACTGCTAGTCCTCCTTTTCTGA